One Falco naumanni isolate bFalNau1 chromosome 15, bFalNau1.pat, whole genome shotgun sequence DNA segment encodes these proteins:
- the THAP11 gene encoding THAP domain-containing protein 11: MPGFTCCVPGCYNNSHRDKALHFYTFPKDEELRRLWLKNVSRAGVSGCFSTFQPTTGHRVCSEHFQGGRKSYLVRVPTIFPLRGVNERKAQRAARRPRPAAAAAAATAAQGPGAAAPTEAPAGGAAEDVKPIDLTVQVELGSGATAGPGPGRLPAAVGEEGPVEGGPPDHSYSLSSGTTSEELLRKLNEQRDIIALLEVKMKEMKGSIRRLRLAEAQLREEIREKDRLLHAASAGTRKRHGL, from the coding sequence ATGCCGGGCTTCACCTGCTGCGTGCCGGGCTGCTACAACAACTCGCACCGCGACAAGGCGCTGCACTTCTACACCTTCCCCAAGGACGAGGAGCTGCGGCGCCTCTGGCTGAAGAACGTCTCCCGGGCGGGCGTCAGCGGCTGCTTCAGCACCTTCCAGCCCACCACGGGCCACCGCGTCTGCAGCGAGCACTTCCAGGGCGGCCGCAAGTCCTACCTGGTGCGGGTCCCCACCATATTCCCGCTGCGCGGCGTCAACGAGCGCAAGGCGCAgcgggccgcccgccgcccccgccccgccgccgctgctgctgctgccaccgccGCCCAGGGCCCCGGTGCTGCCGCCCCCACCGAGGCCCCGGCAGGGGGCGCGGCCGAAGACGTGAAGCCCATCGACCTGACCGTGCAGGTGGAGCTCGGGTCCGGGGCGACCGCTGGGCCCGGCCCCGGGAGGCTCCCGGCGGCGGTGGGGGAGGAGGGCCCGGTGGAGGGCGGCCCCCCAGACCACTCATACTCGCTGTCGTCGGGCACCACGTCGgaggagctgctgaggaagTTGAATGAGCAGCGCGACATCATTGCGCTGTTGGAGGTGAAGATGAAGGAGATGAAGGGCAGCATCCGCCGCCTGCGCCTGGCCGAGGCCCAGCTCCGTGAGGAGATCCGCGAGAAGGACCGGCTGCTCCATGCCGCCAGCGCTGGCACCCGCAAGCGCCACGGCCTCTGA